A window of the Streptomyces sp. NBC_00454 genome harbors these coding sequences:
- a CDS encoding response regulator, translating to MIRVLIADDQPLVRRGLALILGPDPEFEVVGEAGDGAEAVALAGRLHPDVVVMDIRMPVLDGVGATAELARLVPQCRVLALSTFDMDEYVVAALRAGAYGFLPKDVSPEELIAAIRTVHTGEAAVAPRLLTRLISTFVRAPARPARQAPEGAALTAGLTPREREIWHLLATGRDNAEIAADLDISISTVKNHITGIFGKLGVRDRAQAVISAYESGLVAVENGPG from the coding sequence ATGATCCGCGTGCTCATCGCCGACGACCAGCCGCTCGTACGACGGGGACTGGCCCTGATCCTGGGCCCCGACCCGGAGTTCGAGGTCGTCGGGGAGGCCGGCGACGGCGCCGAGGCCGTGGCCCTGGCGGGCCGGCTGCACCCGGACGTGGTCGTCATGGACATCCGGATGCCGGTCCTCGACGGGGTGGGGGCCACCGCGGAACTGGCCCGGCTGGTACCGCAGTGCCGGGTCCTGGCCCTGAGCACCTTCGACATGGACGAGTACGTGGTCGCGGCCCTGCGCGCCGGGGCCTACGGGTTCCTCCCGAAGGACGTCTCTCCGGAGGAGCTGATCGCCGCGATCCGCACCGTCCACACCGGCGAGGCCGCGGTCGCGCCGCGCCTGCTGACGCGGCTGATCTCCACCTTCGTACGGGCCCCCGCGCGGCCGGCCCGCCAGGCCCCGGAGGGCGCCGCCCTCACCGCCGGACTCACCCCCCGGGAGCGGGAGATCTGGCACCTGCTGGCCACCGGCCGCGACAACGCCGAGATCGCCGCAGACCTGGACATCAGCATCTCCACGGTCAAGAACCACATCACCGGCATCTTCGGCAAGCTGGGCGTACGGGACCGGGCGCAGGCGGTCATCTCCGCTTATGAATCGGGCCTGGTGGCGGTCGAGAACGGGCCGGGCTGA